In Chromatiales bacterium, the genomic stretch CGGTGTATTCAGCCGCTGTTCAAGCCAGCTGGTCAGCGACAACCAGCTGAGCAGGTCCTTCTTGCTGCGCGAACTGTGCATCTCGTGAATGCTGATGCCCTCGTCGGCCGCATGCACATAGTTCTGGCTGTCGCGCAGGGCGCCGATGATGGGAATCTGCAGGCGGTCAAGAAAAGACATGAGCTTCTTGAATCCCAGCGTGTTTTCCCGCACACGGTTGGCTACCACGCCGAGCCGTCCCATGCGTCGGCTGACCTTCGCAACCAGCAACAGGTCAGCGATCAGCCGCGAGGCTGCGTGGATGTCGATCGAAGAGGGCAGGACGGGCACCAGGATTGCGTGCGCTCCGGGCGTGAACTCGGTGAGCTGCGCCGTGGTCATGGCAGCAGGTGTGTCGATCACCAGGTAACGGATCTCGTTTGGCACCCGCAGCTGGAAACTGCGCGTCATTCCCATCCGGGTTTCATAGGCAGCGATGCCGTAAATCGCCGGCTGGTCCTTGGGGCGCTTCTTCAGCCAGCGAATGCTGGACGCCTGCGGATCGAAATCCATCAACGCCGTGGGGCGGCCTATGGACGCCAGGTAGCCTGCCAGGTTGATCGCGAGCGTCGTCTTGCCCGAACCGCCCTTGGGATTCAGGACGACGATCTTGCGCAGCTCGCGATGACTGGGAATGCTCAGTGCCATGGGACTCCGCCTGTTCCTCAGGCTTCTTCTATTTCGACCAGCGTACCGCAAAAATCCTTCGGATGGAGAAACAGGACCGGCTTGCCATGGGCCCCGGTCTTCGGTTCACCATCGCCCAGCACGCGGAGGCCGGCGGCTTTCAGCCGGTCGCGGGCTGCCAGGATGTCTTCCACCTCGTAACAGAGATGGTGCATGCCACCGGCCGGATTGGCCTGCAGAAAGCGCGCAATCGGCGAATTCTCGCCAAGCGGGGCCAGCAGTTCGATCCTGGTGTTGGGCAAATCGACGAATACGGTCGTGACGCCGTGTTCCGGCAGGTCCCGGGGTGCGGACACCCGTGCGCCGAGTGTGTCCCTGTACGTGGCTGTCGCGGCTGCGAGGTCCGCGACCACGATCGCCACATGATTGAGTCGTCCGATCATTTCAGCTTGCCGTCCTTCCAGAAGTTCTGTACCAGTTCCTGCGCAGCGACGCGCGGCGACAGTTTGCCTGCTGCGACCGCCTGTTCCAGCGTCTGCATGCGCGCAGCCGCTGCAGGATCTTCACGGAGCAGTGCGAGCAGGCTCTCGGCCGTTTCACTCCACAGCCAGCGCCGCGCCTGGCTGGCTCGCGCAGCGGTGAAATCACCGCTGGCCTGCATCGTATCCCGGTACTTTTCGATCAGCGTCCAGATCCGGTCGATGCCCCGGCCTTCGAGTGCCGAGCAGGTCTCGACCGGCACCTGCCAGCGTACCGAACGCGGGCGCAGGAACCGGAGCGCGTTGCGGTAATCAGCGGCCGAACGCTCTGCGGCGGTCGCAAGCTCGCCATCAGCCTTGTTGACCACGATGAGATCGGCGAGTTCGACGATGCCGCGCTTGATGCCCTGCAATTCGTCGCCACCACCGGGGAGCAGCAGCAGCAGAAACAAATCGGTCATCCCGGCAACGGCGGTTTCGGACTGGCCGACGCCGACTGTTTCGACGATCACGACGTTGAAGCCGGCGGCC encodes the following:
- a CDS encoding ParA family protein, with the translated sequence MALSIPSHRELRKIVVLNPKGGSGKTTLAINLAGYLASIGRPTALMDFDPQASSIRWLKKRPKDQPAIYGIAAYETRMGMTRSFQLRVPNEIRYLVIDTPAAMTTAQLTEFTPGAHAILVPVLPSSIDIHAASRLIADLLLVAKVSRRMGRLGVVANRVRENTLGFKKLMSFLDRLQIPIIGALRDSQNYVHAADEGISIHEMHSSRSKKDLLSWLSLTSWLEQRLNTPLTSRDILNSGESPDPGLSSAEIVDLRTYQGLRDGMP
- the mce gene encoding methylmalonyl-CoA epimerase, which produces MIGRLNHVAIVVADLAAATATYRDTLGARVSAPRDLPEHGVTTVFVDLPNTRIELLAPLGENSPIARFLQANPAGGMHHLCYEVEDILAARDRLKAAGLRVLGDGEPKTGAHGKPVLFLHPKDFCGTLVEIEEA
- the meaB gene encoding methylmalonyl Co-A mutase-associated GTPase MeaB, whose translation is MPAPTSANDSTRDPEKLAAALRAGDRRALGRAITLVESSRADDREPANRLLEVLTPLAGKSIRIGISGVPGVGKSTFIESFGNHLIDKGHKVAVLAVDPSSALSGGSILGDKTRMETLSRRVEAFIRPSPAGSTLGGVTRHTRETILLVEAAGFNVVIVETVGVGQSETAVAGMTDLFLLLLLPGGGDELQGIKRGIVELADLIVVNKADGELATAAERSAADYRNALRFLRPRSVRWQVPVETCSALEGRGIDRIWTLIEKYRDTMQASGDFTAARASQARRWLWSETAESLLALLREDPAAAARMQTLEQAVAAGKLSPRVAAQELVQNFWKDGKLK